The following proteins are co-located in the Limanda limanda chromosome 5, fLimLim1.1, whole genome shotgun sequence genome:
- the cldn5a gene encoding claudin 5a, translating to MVSAGLEIVGLALCVVGSLLVMVACGLPMWKVTAFIEANIVVAQTIWDGLWMSCVVQSTGQMQCKVHDSVLALSHDLQAARALTIISSVMGVLGLMVTIAGAQCTNCIRTEYVKARVVNAGGVIYILSGLFVLVPLCWLANSIISDFYNPQVPASKKREIGAALYIGWAATAMLLIGGTLLCCSCPPSGNSGYSVKYAQTKRATPNGEYDKRNYV from the coding sequence ATGGTGTCTGCCGGACTGGAGATCGTGGGACTGGCTCTGTGCGTAGTGGGCTCGCTCCTGGTGATGGTGGCGTGCGGACTGCCCATGTGGAAGGTGACTGCTTTCATCGAGGCCAACATCGTGGTGGCTCAGACCATCTGGGACGGCTTGTGGATGTCGTGCGTGGTGCAGAGCACGGGCCAGATGCAGTGCAAGGTGCACGACTCCGTCCTCGCCCTCAGCCACGACCTGCAGGCGGCCAGAGCCCTCACCATCATCTCCTCGGTGATGGGCGTGCTGGGACTGATGGTGACCATCGCCGGGGCGCAGTGCACCAACTGCATCCGCACCGAGTACGTGAAAGCCCGGGTGGTGAACGCCGGAGGGGTGATCTACATCCTCAGTGGGCTGTTCGTGCTGGTGCCTCTGTGCTGGCTGGCCAACAGCATCATATCGGACTTCTACAATCCACAGGTGCCCGCATCCAAGAAGAGGGAGATCGGCGCTGCGCTGTACATCGGCTGGGCGGCCACAGCCATGCTGCTGATCGGGGGCACGCTGCTGTGCTGCTCCTGTCCCCCCAGTGGGAACTCGGGATACTCGGTCAAATACGCACAGACCAAGAGAGCCACTCCGAACGGGGAATATGACAAGAGGAACTACGTGTAG